From Brassica oleracea var. oleracea cultivar TO1000 chromosome C3, BOL, whole genome shotgun sequence, a single genomic window includes:
- the LOC106328138 gene encoding uncharacterized protein LOC106328138 isoform X1: MAASAESSSEMEDAHSPTIPQSSPSQPLLSTIPSANIAATTVENAASWIDDAMRQALVYQNTIVETLDSTIDASRTRLSQIRDTSIAHTSQTIDSLREIASEYSVYEHMVFAKIKEGVNVAASHPLMSGSLAFGVGIFALKKTRRFVYYNTLRMFSSEEALLSRADLRVKELRQSMDRLTAESEKLERISTVAEDELIRGRMKLRQAGKQIRGVVQSAYKIENQAAGLKDVLKELPTREASRFRSQVFNGVISLVQPQISNRASEIKQERKALTKEVNKISNYGISV; encoded by the exons ATGGCAGCTTCAGCAGAATCATCCTCAGAGATGGAAGACGCGCATTCACCTACGATTCCACAATCTTCTCCATCGCAGCCTCTGCTGTCTACGATTCCAAGCGCTAACATCGCAGCGACGACGGTCGAAAACGCAGCTTCCTGGATCGACGACGCGATGCGTCAAGCGCTGGTGTACCAGAACACGATCGTTGAGACGTTAGATTCCACCATCGACGCCTCGAGAACTCGATTGTCTCAAATTCGAGATACTTCCATAGCTCACACGAGCCAAACAATC GATTCTCTTAGAGAGATTGCTTCTGAGTATAGCGTTTACGAGCATATGGTGTTTGCGAAGATTAAAG AGGGTGTAAACGTTGCTGCATCTCATCCGCTAATGTCAGGATCTTTAGCCTTTGGTGTTGGGATCTTTGCTCTGAAAA AGACGAGAAGATTTGTATACTATAATACTTTGCGGATGTTCTCAAGCGAAGAG GCTTTGCTTTCTAGAGCAGATCTTAGAGTAAAAGAGCTCAGACAATCAATGGATCGTCTTACAGCCGAAAGTGAAAAGCTAGAG AGAATTTCAACTGTGGCAGAAGATGAGTTGATTAGAGGAAGGATGAAACTCAG ACAAGCAGGCAAACAGATACGAGGGGTGGTTCAATCAGCTTATAAGATAGAAAACCAAGCAGCAG GTTTGAAAGATGTACTTAAAGAATTGCCCACGAGAGAAGCTTCTCGATTCCGTTCTCAA GTCTTTAATGGAGTTATCTCGCTTGTTCAACCTCAGATATCGAACCGTGCTTCTGAAATAAAGCAAGAGAGAAAGGCTTTGACAAAGGAAGTGAACAAGATCAGCAACTATGGTATCTCCGTATGA
- the LOC106328138 gene encoding uncharacterized protein LOC106328138 isoform X2, whose translation MAASAESSSEMEDAHSPTIPQSSPSQPLLSTIPSANIAATTVENAASWIDDAMRQALVYQNTIVETLDSTIDASRTRLSQIRDTSIAHTSQTIDSLREIASEYSVYEHMVFAKIKEGVNVAASHPLMSGSLAFGVGIFALKKTRRFVYYNTLRMFSSEEALLSRADLRVKELRQSMDRLTAESEKLERISTVAEDELIRGRMKLRQAGKQIRGVVQSAYKIENQAAGLKDVLKELPTREASRFRSQISNRASEIKQERKALTKEVNKISNYGISV comes from the exons ATGGCAGCTTCAGCAGAATCATCCTCAGAGATGGAAGACGCGCATTCACCTACGATTCCACAATCTTCTCCATCGCAGCCTCTGCTGTCTACGATTCCAAGCGCTAACATCGCAGCGACGACGGTCGAAAACGCAGCTTCCTGGATCGACGACGCGATGCGTCAAGCGCTGGTGTACCAGAACACGATCGTTGAGACGTTAGATTCCACCATCGACGCCTCGAGAACTCGATTGTCTCAAATTCGAGATACTTCCATAGCTCACACGAGCCAAACAATC GATTCTCTTAGAGAGATTGCTTCTGAGTATAGCGTTTACGAGCATATGGTGTTTGCGAAGATTAAAG AGGGTGTAAACGTTGCTGCATCTCATCCGCTAATGTCAGGATCTTTAGCCTTTGGTGTTGGGATCTTTGCTCTGAAAA AGACGAGAAGATTTGTATACTATAATACTTTGCGGATGTTCTCAAGCGAAGAG GCTTTGCTTTCTAGAGCAGATCTTAGAGTAAAAGAGCTCAGACAATCAATGGATCGTCTTACAGCCGAAAGTGAAAAGCTAGAG AGAATTTCAACTGTGGCAGAAGATGAGTTGATTAGAGGAAGGATGAAACTCAG ACAAGCAGGCAAACAGATACGAGGGGTGGTTCAATCAGCTTATAAGATAGAAAACCAAGCAGCAG GTTTGAAAGATGTACTTAAAGAATTGCCCACGAGAGAAGCTTCTCGATTCCGTTCTCAA ATATCGAACCGTGCTTCTGAAATAAAGCAAGAGAGAAAGGCTTTGACAAAGGAAGTGAACAAGATCAGCAACTATGGTATCTCCGTATGA
- the LOC106328139 gene encoding protein transport protein Sec61 subunit beta-like, whose protein sequence is MVGSGAPQRGSAAAAASMRRRKPSGSSSGGGASGGGAAGSMLQFYTDDAPGLKISPNVVLVMSIGFIAFVAVLHVMGKLYFVK, encoded by the coding sequence ATGGTGGGAAGTGGAGCACCACAGAGAGGAAGTGCAGCTGCAGCTGCTAGCATGCGTAGGAGGAAGCCAAGCGGCAGCTCAAGTGGAGGAGGAGCCTCTGGTGGTGGTGCAGCAGGATCCATGCTTCAGTTCTACACGGATGACGCACCCGGTCTCAAGATCTCCCCTAATGTCGTCCTTGTCATGAGCATCGGTTTCATTGCTTTTGTCGCTGTCCTTCATGTCATGGGCAAGCTCTACTTCGTCAAGTGA
- the LOC106332759 gene encoding cyclin-U2-1, whose product MAPSLAISPRKLRSDLYSYSYRDGSNTPLVISVLSSLIKRTVARNERISPSYGGFGKTCVFDCMEVPDMTIQSYLERIFRYTKAGPSVYVVAYVYIDRFCQNNQGFRISLTNVHRLLITTIMIASKYVEDMNYRNSYFAKVGGLETEDLNNMELEFLFLMGFKLHVNVSVFESYCCHLEREVSIGGGYQIEKALRCAEEIKSKQIVQDPKHHHHHQFSRVLL is encoded by the exons ATGGCGCCTTCTCTAGCGATTTCTCCGAGGAAGCTCCGGTCAGACCTTTACTCATACTCTTACCGAGACGGTTCCAACACACCACTCGTTATCTCTGTTCTCTCGTCTCTTATAAAGCGGACGGTAGCTCGGAACGAGAGGATCAGCCCGAGCTACGGTGGTTTTGGTAAGACATGTGTCTTCGATTGCATGGAAGTTCCTGACATGACGATCCAATCGTATTTAGAGAGGATTTTCCGGTATACCAAAGCCGGTCCATCGGTTTACGTTGTTGCTTATGTGTACATTGACCGGTTCTGTCAAAATAATCAAGGTTTTAGAATCAGTCTCACTAATGTACATCGTCTACTTATTACAACCATCATGATCGCTTCCAAGTACGTCGAAGACAT GAACTACAGAAACTCGTACTTTGCCAAAGTAGGAGGGTTAGAGACAGAAGATTTGAACAACATGGAGTTGGAGTTCTTGTTCTTGATGGGGTTTAAGTTGCATGTGAATGTGAGTGTGTTCGAGAGTTACTGTTGTCATCTTGAGAGAGAAGTAAGTATCGGGGGAGGTTATCAGATCGAGAAGGCATTACGTTGCGCTGAGGAAATCAAATCGAAACAAATTGTTCAAGATCCTAAACATCATCATCACCATCAATTTTCACGAGTCTTGTTGTAG